Proteins co-encoded in one Stutzerimonas stutzeri genomic window:
- a CDS encoding HDOD domain-containing protein, with product MSTLANKVQQDLLQAIEHDELVLPTLPEVALRVREAAEDPDVSIPTLAKVIGNDAALTARIIKVVNSPLLRTNREINDLQMAISRLGINYTSNLATGLAMEQMFQATTDVVDRKMREVWNKSTEIAAISHVLCRNFTRLPADQATLAGLVHQIGVLPILTYAEEHNALLSDSISLNHVIDRIHPLIGEKILRAWEFPESIAVVPGQHLDFSRTSDKVDYVDIVQVATLQSHIGTSHPYTQLDWNRIPAFAKLGLDPATLLQEDEDLSAAMDAAMSMLQ from the coding sequence ATGAGCACTCTTGCCAACAAGGTCCAGCAGGACTTGCTGCAAGCGATCGAACACGACGAACTGGTCCTGCCGACGCTACCCGAAGTGGCGCTGCGCGTCCGCGAGGCCGCGGAAGACCCCGACGTGAGTATCCCGACGCTGGCCAAGGTCATCGGCAACGATGCCGCACTGACGGCACGCATCATCAAGGTGGTCAACAGCCCCTTGCTGCGTACCAATCGGGAGATCAACGACCTGCAGATGGCGATCAGCCGCCTGGGCATCAACTACACCTCCAACCTGGCAACCGGCCTGGCAATGGAGCAGATGTTCCAGGCCACCACTGACGTGGTGGACCGCAAGATGCGCGAGGTCTGGAACAAGAGCACCGAGATCGCCGCGATCAGTCACGTACTGTGCCGCAACTTCACCCGGTTGCCGGCCGATCAGGCAACCTTGGCTGGCCTGGTTCACCAGATCGGCGTACTGCCCATCCTGACCTATGCCGAAGAACACAACGCGCTGCTCAGCGACTCCATCAGCCTCAATCACGTGATCGATCGCATCCACCCGCTGATCGGCGAGAAGATTCTACGGGCCTGGGAGTTTCCCGAATCGATCGCCGTGGTGCCCGGCCAACATCTGGATTTTTCGCGCACCTCGGACAAGGTCGACTATGTCGATATCGTCCAGGTCGCCACGCTGCAAAGCCATATCGGCACCTCCCACCCCTACACGCAGCTGGACTGGAACCGGATTCCTGCGTTCGCCAAGCTGGGGCTCGATCCCGCCACGTTATTGCAGGAAGACGAAGACCTGTCCGCAGCGATGGATGCTGCAATGAGCATGCTGCAGTAA
- a CDS encoding YgfZ/GcvT domain-containing protein, with product MTDTAFFCVLSHEGILAVRGPDASKFLQGQLTCNLNYLDAQHSSLGARCTPKGRMQSSFRILPEGDGYLMAMDRDLVPSQLADLSKYAAFSKSKLHDESEQWVRFGLCEGDGALTSLGLDLPHAANQIVHDHSMIAVRLPDGRAELWTRSTNADTVRLRLAAQLPQAPLDRWLLAQIRAGIGQVLAGTREMFIPQMINLQALDGVSFKKGCYTGQEIVARMQYLGKLKRRLYRLAAESSDIEVPAPGLELYSPVHGSSVGEVVLAARAEGALELLAVLQEDAAADGRITLGSPDGAPLTRLELPYTLDADREIQR from the coding sequence ATGACTGACACTGCTTTTTTCTGCGTCCTGTCGCACGAAGGCATCCTGGCCGTACGCGGGCCGGACGCAAGCAAGTTCCTGCAAGGCCAACTGACCTGCAACCTCAACTACCTCGACGCCCAGCACTCGAGTCTCGGCGCGCGGTGCACGCCCAAAGGGCGCATGCAATCGAGCTTTCGCATTCTGCCGGAAGGTGACGGCTACCTGATGGCGATGGACCGCGACCTGGTGCCCTCGCAGCTCGCTGACCTGAGCAAATATGCCGCCTTCTCGAAATCGAAACTGCATGACGAGAGTGAACAATGGGTTCGTTTCGGGCTGTGCGAGGGCGACGGCGCCCTGACCAGCCTGGGACTGGACCTGCCGCACGCCGCCAACCAGATAGTCCACGACCACTCGATGATTGCCGTGCGCCTTCCCGATGGCCGAGCCGAGCTCTGGACCCGGTCGACGAACGCCGACACCGTGCGTCTGCGACTGGCCGCGCAACTGCCTCAGGCGCCGCTCGACCGCTGGCTGCTGGCACAGATACGTGCGGGCATTGGCCAGGTGCTGGCCGGTACTCGTGAAATGTTCATCCCGCAAATGATCAATTTGCAGGCGCTCGATGGCGTCAGTTTCAAGAAGGGCTGCTACACCGGGCAGGAAATCGTGGCGCGCATGCAGTATCTGGGCAAATTGAAGCGCCGCCTGTACCGCCTTGCCGCCGAAAGCAGTGACATCGAGGTACCGGCGCCGGGCCTCGAACTGTACTCGCCGGTTCATGGATCGAGCGTGGGCGAGGTCGTCCTGGCGGCTCGCGCAGAGGGTGCGCTGGAACTGCTTGCGGTATTGCAAGAGGACGCGGCGGCCGATGGCCGGATAACCCTGGGATCGCCGGATGGCGCTCCGCTCACGCGGCTTGAATTGCCTTATACGCTAGACGCGGACCGAGAAATCCAGCGCTAG
- a CDS encoding succinate dehydrogenase assembly factor 2 → MVEQSELNRLFWQSRRGMLELDVLLVPFVKEVYPQLDEEDQRRYRKLLSCEDQDMFGWFMERSEPEDDDLRYMVRMILDRVQPK, encoded by the coding sequence ATGGTCGAACAATCCGAACTCAATCGCCTGTTCTGGCAGAGCCGCCGTGGCATGCTCGAGCTGGATGTGCTGCTGGTGCCTTTCGTCAAGGAGGTTTATCCGCAGCTGGATGAAGAAGACCAGCGTCGCTACCGCAAGCTGCTCAGTTGCGAGGATCAGGATATGTTCGGCTGGTTCATGGAGCGCTCCGAGCCTGAGGACGATGATCTGCGTTACATGGTTCGCATGATCCTCGATCGTGTCCAGCCCAAGTAG
- a CDS encoding protein YgfX gives MSSPSSQLFECRWAASGLLLVLYLAVWVLALGALLVLPVPFWFRLLAVSLCLLHAVWVIPSCILLSRDSSWLGLRHDQQGWALWSRRAGWQPVQLLPDSLALPLVVILRFRDQGDWLARGVCIPRGAMPPDEHRRLRLRLKFSRRRWAAPE, from the coding sequence GTGTCCAGCCCAAGTAGCCAGCTGTTCGAGTGCCGCTGGGCGGCGTCTGGCCTGTTGCTGGTGCTTTATCTGGCGGTATGGGTGTTGGCCCTCGGGGCTTTGCTTGTCTTGCCGGTTCCCTTTTGGTTCCGGCTGCTTGCCGTGTCGTTGTGCTTGCTACATGCCGTCTGGGTGATTCCGTCGTGCATCTTGCTGAGTCGCGACAGCTCCTGGCTCGGGCTTCGCCACGATCAGCAGGGCTGGGCGCTGTGGAGTCGGCGTGCGGGTTGGCAGCCCGTCCAGCTGCTGCCTGACAGTCTGGCGCTGCCGCTCGTTGTGATCCTGCGGTTTAGGGATCAAGGCGACTGGTTGGCGCGTGGTGTGTGCATTCCACGTGGAGCGATGCCGCCGGATGAGCATCGGCGCCTTCGGCTCCGGCTGAAATTCAGTCGCCGTAGGTGGGCGGCACCAGAATAG
- the nadB gene encoding L-aspartate oxidase — protein MSRHYQYDVLVIGSGAAGLTLALNLPTTLRVAVLSKGDLANGSTYWAQGGVAAVLDDTDTVESHVADTLDAGGGLCREDAVRFTVERSRDAIHWLIEQGVPFTRDDADRENGSFEYHLTREGGHSHRRIIHAADATGAAIFNTLLERTQGRNNIELLHQRVAVDLITERKLGLDGQRCLGAYVLDRETGEVDTFQAKFVVLATGGAAKVYLYTSNPDGACGDGIAMAWRAGCRVGNLEFNQFHPTCLYHPKAKSFLITEALRGEGAVLKLPNGERFMPRFDHRAELAPRDIVARAIDHEMKRLGVDCVYLDISHKPADFIKAHFPTVYERCLDFGIDITREPIPVVPAAHYTCGGVVVDHAGRTDVPGLYAIGETSFTGLHGANRMASNSLLECFVYAQSAAQDMLRELPSVNSVDQLPCWDASQVTDSDEDVIIAHNWDELRRFMWDYVGIVRTNKRLVRAQHRVRLLLAEIDEFYSNYRVSRDLIELRNLATVADLMIRSAMQRKESRGLHFTLDYPELLPQATDTILVPPTYGD, from the coding sequence ATGAGCCGACATTATCAATACGACGTTCTGGTTATCGGCAGCGGCGCCGCCGGTTTGACGCTTGCCCTCAACCTGCCGACCACGCTTCGCGTGGCCGTGCTGAGCAAGGGTGACCTGGCCAACGGATCGACGTATTGGGCCCAGGGCGGCGTGGCCGCGGTGCTGGATGATACCGACACGGTCGAATCGCACGTCGCCGACACCCTCGACGCCGGTGGCGGGCTATGCCGAGAGGACGCCGTTCGCTTCACGGTGGAGCGCAGCCGCGACGCCATTCATTGGCTGATCGAACAAGGCGTGCCGTTCACCCGCGACGACGCCGATCGCGAGAACGGCAGTTTCGAATACCACCTCACGCGCGAGGGTGGCCACAGTCACAGGCGCATCATCCATGCCGCCGACGCCACTGGCGCGGCCATTTTCAACACCCTGCTGGAACGCACCCAGGGCCGGAACAATATCGAGCTGCTGCATCAGCGCGTTGCCGTCGATCTGATCACCGAACGCAAGCTGGGCCTCGATGGCCAACGCTGCCTTGGCGCCTATGTGCTGGACCGGGAAACCGGCGAGGTAGATACGTTCCAGGCGAAGTTCGTCGTGCTGGCGACAGGCGGCGCGGCGAAGGTCTATTTGTATACCAGCAACCCGGACGGCGCCTGTGGCGACGGCATTGCGATGGCCTGGCGCGCCGGATGCCGAGTCGGCAACCTGGAATTCAATCAGTTTCACCCCACGTGCCTGTACCACCCCAAGGCCAAGAGCTTCCTGATCACCGAAGCATTACGCGGTGAAGGTGCAGTGCTCAAGCTGCCCAACGGCGAACGCTTCATGCCGCGCTTCGACCACCGCGCCGAGCTGGCTCCCCGCGACATCGTCGCCCGCGCGATCGACCACGAAATGAAGCGCCTCGGCGTGGATTGCGTGTACCTGGATATCAGCCACAAGCCGGCCGACTTCATCAAGGCGCACTTTCCGACCGTCTACGAGCGCTGCCTGGATTTCGGCATCGACATCACCCGCGAGCCCATCCCGGTGGTGCCAGCGGCGCACTACACCTGCGGCGGCGTGGTAGTCGATCATGCCGGCAGAACCGACGTACCCGGGCTCTATGCAATCGGTGAGACCAGCTTTACCGGGCTGCATGGCGCCAATCGCATGGCCAGCAATTCGCTGCTCGAGTGCTTCGTCTATGCGCAGTCCGCTGCACAGGACATGCTGCGCGAGCTGCCATCCGTCAACAGTGTCGATCAGCTGCCATGCTGGGACGCCAGCCAGGTCACCGATTCGGACGAAGACGTCATCATTGCGCATAACTGGGACGAGCTACGCCGGTTCATGTGGGACTATGTGGGCATTGTCCGGACAAACAAGCGCCTCGTACGCGCGCAGCACCGGGTACGCCTGCTGCTCGCGGAGATTGACGAGTTCTACAGCAACTACAGGGTCAGTCGCGACCTGATCGAGCTGCGCAACCTGGCGACCGTGGCGGACCTGATGATTCGCTCGGCCATGCAACGCAAGGAAAGCCGGGGCTTGCACTTCACGCTGGATTACCCCGAGCTGCTGCCACAGGCGACCGACACTATTCTGGTGCCGCCCACCTACGGCGACTGA
- the rpoE gene encoding RNA polymerase sigma factor RpoE, producing the protein MLTQEQDQQLVERVQRGDKRAFDLLVLKYQHKILGLIVRFVHDSHEAQDVAQEAFIKAYRALANFRGDSAFYTWLYRIAINTAKNHLVARGRRPPDSDVSSEDAEFYEGDHALKDIESPERALLRDEIEDTVHRTIQQLPEDLRTALTLREFDGLSYEDIANVMQCPVGTVRSRIFRAREAIDKSLQPLLHES; encoded by the coding sequence ATGCTAACCCAGGAGCAGGACCAGCAACTGGTCGAGCGGGTGCAGCGGGGAGACAAGCGGGCTTTTGATCTGTTGGTTCTGAAATATCAGCACAAGATTCTTGGGTTGATTGTGCGCTTCGTACATGATTCTCACGAGGCTCAGGACGTTGCGCAGGAAGCCTTTATCAAAGCCTACCGCGCGCTTGCGAATTTTCGCGGTGACAGCGCTTTTTATACCTGGCTGTACCGCATCGCCATCAATACGGCGAAAAATCATTTGGTGGCTAGAGGGAGAAGGCCGCCAGACAGCGATGTCAGCTCTGAAGATGCCGAGTTCTACGAAGGGGATCACGCCCTCAAGGACATCGAATCACCGGAGCGAGCGCTGCTCAGGGATGAAATTGAAGACACAGTTCATAGAACTATCCAACAACTTCCGGAAGATTTGCGCACGGCTCTAACACTGCGCGAATTTGATGGTCTTAGTTATGAAGACATTGCAAACGTCATGCAGTGTCCGGTGGGTACGGTCCGCTCACGGATATTCCGGGCGCGGGAAGCCATCGACAAGTCATTGCAACCCCTGTTGCATGAATCCTGA
- a CDS encoding sigma-E factor negative regulatory protein produces the protein MSREALHESLSAVMDNEADELELRRVLAADGDTDMRSTWSRYQIARAAMHRELIEPRLDIASAVSAALADEPVITAAKPKRFAWGNLGRLAVAASVTVAVLAGVRLYNQSEVAGPQIAQQAAQPSIAVPQANQGPAVLAGYSEDAGSSDAQATDVQASAEGWHEKRLPTYVRQHAQQAAFGGGSEGALPYARAASMEDR, from the coding sequence ATGAGTCGTGAAGCCCTGCATGAATCGCTGTCCGCGGTGATGGATAACGAAGCGGACGAGTTGGAATTACGTCGAGTACTCGCCGCAGACGGCGACACCGACATGCGATCGACATGGTCGCGTTATCAAATCGCTCGTGCCGCCATGCACAGGGAGTTGATCGAGCCTCGTTTGGATATCGCCTCGGCGGTGTCGGCCGCTCTGGCTGATGAGCCGGTCATCACTGCGGCCAAGCCCAAGCGTTTTGCCTGGGGCAACCTGGGTCGCCTCGCCGTAGCGGCATCGGTCACCGTCGCTGTGCTGGCTGGCGTACGTCTGTACAATCAAAGCGAAGTGGCTGGTCCGCAGATCGCACAGCAGGCGGCACAGCCTAGCATTGCGGTACCGCAGGCCAATCAGGGTCCAGCGGTGCTGGCCGGTTACAGTGAAGACGCAGGCTCGTCTGACGCCCAGGCGACGGATGTGCAGGCTTCGGCTGAAGGCTGGCATGAAAAGCGGCTGCCGACCTATGTTCGCCAGCATGCCCAACAGGCCGCGTTTGGTGGCGGCTCTGAAGGTGCGTTGCCCTATGCGCGCGCTGCCAGCATGGAAGATCGTTAA
- a CDS encoding MucB/RseB C-terminal domain-containing protein, protein MRVIPLCVVLGGWLSMPAFAADADTWMERLAAAEKKQSYQGTFVYERNGSFSSHAVWQLVEGDQLHERLLQLDGPAVEVSLVDGKVQCASEEMASQVRDGKPWRQQPLDPAALSRWYNFQVIGESRVAGRPTVALSIRPKDQHRYGFEIHLDRETALPLKSLLLDENGQLLERFQFTQFSPDALAPADVRAGSGCQAVSLAAEESSTSPKWRSDWLPDGFQLLDSKVRPSPASDESVTWLSYGDGLARFSVFLEPLNGAVVEDARSQMGPTVAVSKRISTAGGDVMVTVVGEIPLGTAERIALSMRAGAEQASR, encoded by the coding sequence ATGCGTGTAATACCGCTGTGTGTGGTACTCGGAGGCTGGCTGTCGATGCCGGCCTTCGCTGCTGATGCCGATACCTGGATGGAACGCCTGGCGGCGGCCGAGAAGAAGCAGAGTTACCAAGGCACTTTCGTTTATGAGCGCAATGGTAGCTTCTCCAGTCATGCGGTCTGGCAGCTAGTAGAGGGTGATCAACTGCACGAGCGGCTCTTGCAGCTCGACGGCCCGGCTGTCGAGGTGTCGCTGGTGGATGGGAAGGTCCAGTGCGCCAGCGAGGAAATGGCTTCGCAGGTTCGTGACGGCAAGCCATGGCGGCAGCAGCCGTTGGACCCGGCGGCGCTGTCCCGGTGGTACAACTTTCAGGTCATCGGTGAATCTCGCGTCGCGGGGCGCCCGACCGTCGCGTTGTCGATCAGGCCAAAAGACCAGCACCGTTACGGCTTCGAAATTCACTTGGACCGAGAGACGGCATTGCCGCTCAAATCGCTGTTGCTCGACGAGAACGGTCAGTTACTCGAGCGTTTTCAGTTCACCCAATTCTCGCCTGACGCCCTCGCGCCCGCGGATGTCCGTGCCGGCTCTGGCTGCCAGGCGGTTTCCCTGGCAGCGGAAGAATCGTCGACGTCGCCTAAGTGGCGTTCTGACTGGCTGCCGGACGGGTTCCAACTGCTGGACTCTAAAGTCCGTCCCAGCCCGGCTTCGGATGAGTCGGTCACCTGGCTTTCCTACGGTGATGGGCTCGCCCGCTTCTCGGTGTTTCTTGAGCCGCTCAATGGTGCGGTAGTCGAGGATGCGCGCAGTCAGATGGGGCCGACCGTCGCGGTGTCCAAACGTATTTCCACCGCCGGAGGCGATGTCATGGTCACCGTGGTGGGTGAGATTCCGTTAGGGACAGCCGAGCGAATCGCATTGTCCATGCGCGCTGGAGCTGAACAGGCTTCGCGATGA
- a CDS encoding SoxR reducing system RseC family protein, with translation MIEEPGRVIAVEAGAVWVETQRSSTCSGCSAKNGCGQGLMDRLGVRERRGLIRALSDLQLNVGDSVVIGVRESVLLRGALLVYLFPLIALFASSLLALEFGAAEPYVMLAGIGGFLLSWLAVRKRSQQTACDPALQPVVLRAMLVGAAGRGQADKILTRESDFEGFTE, from the coding sequence ATGATCGAAGAACCGGGTCGGGTGATTGCCGTAGAGGCGGGTGCGGTTTGGGTCGAGACTCAGCGTAGCAGCACCTGTTCCGGTTGCTCGGCCAAGAACGGCTGCGGTCAGGGTTTGATGGATAGGCTGGGTGTCCGCGAGCGACGCGGATTGATACGGGCATTATCCGACCTGCAACTGAACGTAGGCGACTCGGTCGTGATAGGTGTACGCGAAAGCGTGCTGCTGCGAGGGGCCCTCCTTGTTTATCTCTTCCCGTTGATCGCATTGTTTGCCTCGTCGTTGCTGGCCTTGGAGTTCGGTGCCGCCGAACCCTACGTCATGCTCGCCGGCATCGGAGGCTTTCTGCTGTCGTGGTTGGCGGTGAGAAAGCGCAGTCAGCAAACGGCGTGTGATCCTGCGCTGCAACCGGTTGTGCTGCGAGCGATGTTGGTGGGGGCGGCTGGCCGTGGTCAGGCCGATAAGATTCTGACAAGGGAGAGTGATTTTGAGGGTTTCACGGAATAG
- a CDS encoding DegQ family serine endoprotease, with translation MLRVSRNSCFAFLAALFCLGQVALANAQLPDFTPLVESASPAVVNISTKQHVQARGAAPQMPDLEGLPPIIREFFEHGFPAMPEGQQPDAQSLGSGFIIAADGYVLTNNHVVADADEIIVRMPDRSELEATLVGADPRTDVALLKIDATGLPTVRLGDSSSLKVGEWVLAIGSPFGFDHTVTAGIVSATGRNLPSESYVPFIQTDVAINPGNSGGPLFNLQGEVVGINSQIFTRSGGFMGLSFAIPIDVAMDVADQLRTEGKVSRGWLGVAIQEVNRDLAESFGLERPAGALVAQVMDGGPAAKGGLRVGDVILSVDGHAIDMSADLPHLIGAMKPDTNAKLEIVRDGERETLTVKVGSLPDEGKEAAASGRNAEKSSNRLGVKVSELTAEQKRTLDLPGGVVITEVSSGPAAMIGLRPGDVITHLNNQAIDSVSTFAEVAEQLPKNRSVSMRVLRQGRASFITFKLAE, from the coding sequence ATTTTGAGGGTTTCACGGAATAGCTGCTTCGCCTTTCTCGCTGCATTGTTTTGTCTCGGCCAGGTTGCGCTAGCTAATGCGCAACTGCCGGACTTCACCCCCTTGGTGGAAAGTGCGTCGCCAGCGGTAGTCAACATCAGCACCAAGCAACATGTCCAAGCCCGTGGCGCGGCTCCGCAGATGCCGGACCTCGAGGGGCTGCCACCGATTATCCGAGAGTTTTTCGAGCATGGCTTCCCGGCGATGCCCGAGGGTCAGCAGCCGGACGCGCAATCGCTAGGTTCTGGCTTCATCATCGCTGCGGATGGCTATGTACTGACCAATAACCATGTCGTGGCCGATGCCGATGAGATCATCGTGCGCATGCCTGATCGTAGCGAGCTGGAAGCAACGCTTGTCGGCGCCGATCCACGCACGGACGTGGCTTTGCTTAAGATTGACGCCACCGGTCTGCCGACGGTCCGGTTGGGCGATTCCAGCTCGCTGAAGGTGGGCGAGTGGGTGCTTGCGATCGGCTCGCCGTTTGGCTTTGATCACACGGTGACGGCTGGCATCGTCAGTGCCACCGGAAGGAACCTGCCCAGCGAGAGCTACGTGCCATTTATCCAGACCGACGTCGCGATCAATCCGGGTAACTCCGGTGGGCCGCTGTTCAATTTGCAGGGGGAGGTCGTCGGTATCAACTCGCAGATCTTCACCCGGTCGGGCGGCTTCATGGGGCTGTCCTTTGCCATTCCGATCGACGTCGCGATGGATGTGGCCGACCAGTTGCGCACCGAGGGTAAGGTCAGCCGTGGTTGGCTGGGCGTGGCGATACAAGAGGTGAACCGAGATCTGGCCGAGTCGTTTGGGCTCGAGCGTCCGGCAGGTGCGTTGGTGGCGCAAGTCATGGATGGAGGCCCGGCGGCCAAGGGCGGGCTGCGAGTCGGTGATGTCATTCTTAGCGTCGACGGTCATGCGATCGATATGTCGGCTGACCTGCCGCATCTGATCGGGGCCATGAAGCCGGACACCAATGCCAAGCTTGAAATTGTCCGCGATGGAGAGCGTGAAACGCTCACCGTTAAGGTCGGGTCCCTGCCGGACGAAGGCAAGGAGGCAGCGGCATCCGGCCGCAACGCCGAGAAGAGCAGCAACAGGCTGGGTGTGAAGGTGTCGGAGTTGACGGCCGAGCAAAAGCGCACCCTCGACCTGCCGGGCGGGGTGGTGATTACCGAAGTATCGAGCGGGCCGGCGGCGATGATCGGCTTGCGTCCGGGTGATGTCATCACGCATCTGAATAACCAGGCAATCGACTCGGTTTCGACATTCGCCGAGGTGGCAGAGCAATTGCCGAAGAATCGCTCGGTCTCCATGCGTGTACTGCGGCAGGGTCGAGCGAGCTTCATCACATTCAAGCTCGCCGAATAG
- the lepA gene encoding translation elongation factor 4: protein MSDLSHIRNFSIIAHIDHGKSTLADRFIQMCGGLTEREMNAQVLDSMDLERERGITIKAHSVTLYYKARDGKTYQLNFIDTPGHVDFTYEVSRSLAACEGALLVVDAGQGVEAQSVANCYTAIEQGLEVMPVLNKMDLPQADPDKVKGEIEHIIGIDATDAVACSAKSGMGVDEVLERLVQVIPPPTGEIDAPLQALIIDSWFDNYLGVVSLVRVRHGRIKKGDKVLVKSTGKVHQVDSVGVFNPKHTTTADLKAGEVGFIIAGIKDIHGAPVGDTLTLANTPDVEMLPGFKRVKPQVYAGLFPVSSDDFEDFREALQKLTLNDAALQYEPESSDALGFGFRIGFLGMLHMEIIQERLEREYDLDLITTAPTVVYELALKNGEVIYVDSPSKLPDLSSIEDMREPIVRANILVPQEHLGSVITLCIEKRGVQRDLQFLGSQVQVRYDLPMSEVVLDFFDRLKSVSRGYASLDYSFECFQSANLTRLDILINGDKVDALALIVHRDNAHYKGRILVEKMKELIPRQMFDVAIQAALGGQIVARSTVKALRKNVLAKCYGGDVSRKRKLLEKQKAGKKRMKQVGNVEIPQEAFLAVLKVDS from the coding sequence GTGAGCGACCTGAGTCATATCCGCAATTTCTCCATCATCGCGCATATCGATCATGGCAAGTCGACCCTGGCTGATCGCTTCATCCAGATGTGTGGTGGCTTGACCGAACGCGAAATGAACGCCCAGGTGCTCGATTCGATGGACCTCGAGCGCGAGCGCGGCATTACCATCAAGGCGCACAGCGTCACGCTGTACTACAAGGCGCGAGACGGTAAGACCTACCAGCTGAACTTCATCGATACCCCCGGTCACGTCGACTTCACCTATGAAGTGAGCCGGTCGCTCGCCGCCTGTGAGGGGGCGTTGCTGGTGGTCGATGCCGGGCAAGGCGTCGAGGCGCAGTCGGTCGCCAACTGCTACACGGCCATCGAGCAAGGGCTGGAAGTGATGCCCGTGCTCAACAAGATGGACCTGCCCCAGGCCGACCCCGACAAGGTCAAGGGCGAAATCGAACATATCATCGGTATCGACGCGACCGATGCCGTTGCCTGTAGCGCGAAAAGTGGTATGGGCGTGGACGAAGTGCTCGAGCGTCTGGTGCAGGTCATTCCGCCGCCAACCGGTGAAATAGACGCACCCTTGCAAGCGTTGATCATCGATTCCTGGTTCGACAACTACCTCGGCGTCGTCTCGCTGGTGCGGGTGCGCCATGGCCGGATCAAGAAGGGCGACAAGGTTCTGGTCAAATCCACCGGCAAGGTGCACCAGGTCGACAGCGTCGGTGTGTTCAATCCGAAACACACCACCACCGCGGACCTGAAGGCCGGCGAAGTGGGCTTCATCATCGCGGGTATCAAGGACATTCATGGCGCGCCGGTGGGCGACACCCTGACACTTGCCAATACCCCGGACGTCGAGATGCTGCCCGGCTTCAAGCGCGTCAAGCCGCAGGTCTACGCCGGTCTGTTCCCGGTCAGCTCGGATGATTTCGAAGACTTCCGCGAAGCCTTGCAGAAGCTGACCTTGAACGACGCCGCACTGCAGTACGAGCCCGAGAGTTCCGATGCGCTGGGCTTCGGCTTCCGTATCGGCTTCCTCGGCATGTTGCACATGGAGATCATCCAGGAGCGGCTCGAGCGCGAGTACGATCTGGACCTGATCACCACGGCACCGACCGTGGTCTACGAGCTGGCGTTGAAGAACGGCGAGGTCATTTACGTCGACAGTCCATCCAAGCTTCCGGACCTGTCGTCGATCGAAGACATGCGCGAGCCCATCGTGCGCGCCAATATTCTGGTGCCGCAGGAGCACCTGGGCAGTGTGATCACCTTGTGCATCGAGAAGCGGGGCGTTCAACGGGACCTGCAGTTCCTCGGTTCGCAGGTACAGGTGCGCTATGACCTGCCCATGAGCGAAGTGGTGCTGGACTTCTTCGATCGTTTGAAGTCGGTCAGCCGCGGCTATGCCTCGCTGGATTACAGCTTCGAGTGTTTCCAGTCGGCAAACTTGACCCGCCTGGATATCCTGATCAACGGCGACAAGGTCGACGCCCTGGCGCTCATCGTGCACCGGGACAATGCCCACTATAAGGGCCGCATCCTGGTCGAGAAGATGAAAGAGCTGATTCCTCGACAGATGTTCGACGTCGCGATCCAGGCCGCGCTGGGCGGTCAGATCGTCGCGCGAAGCACTGTAAAGGCGTTGCGCAAGAACGTTCTGGCCAAGTGCTACGGCGGCGACGTCAGCCGCAAGCGCAAGCTGCTCGAAAAGCAGAAGGCCGGTAAGAAGCGGATGAAACAGGTCGGTAACGTTGAGATACCGCAGGAAGCTTTCCTCGCAGTGCTGAAGGTAGATAGCTGA